In a single window of the Bactrocera dorsalis isolate Fly_Bdor chromosome 2, ASM2337382v1, whole genome shotgun sequence genome:
- the LOC105226011 gene encoding transmembrane protein 141, with product MNDIKRLKEQQRDKHPGFDSYLNCMTRALFSGLASFCLTFSGSYFTQKVVRTKINYPIQYSVLVSALAAISVSYMTTTTRTKACQTAWMAAEDKHSVLKEDAY from the exons ATGAATGACATAAAACGTTTAAAGGAACAGCAACGCGATAAACATCCTGGTTTTGACTCGTATTTGAATTGCATGACAAGAGCACTTTTCTCAGGTCTAGCTTCGTTTTGCCTGA CTTTTTCTGGAAGTTACTTTACACAAAAAGTTGTACGTACAAAAATTAACTACCCTATTCAATACAGCGTGCTAGTGTCGGCATTAGCGGCTATTAGTGTATCCTATATGACCACTACAACACGCACTAAAGCTTGTCAAACAGCTTGGATGGCAGCGGAAGATAAGCATTCTGTGCTGAAAGAAGACGCTTATTAA